From one Budorcas taxicolor isolate Tak-1 chromosome 21, Takin1.1, whole genome shotgun sequence genomic stretch:
- the ISLR2 gene encoding immunoglobulin superfamily containing leucine-rich repeat protein 2 gives MCRVAATDVGSALGLSSWLRDIQSGEGVATRGQRTESWRAAGSAMVPLRALCLAWALLGAAAACPEPCACVDKYAHQFADCAYKELREVPEGLPANVTTLSLSANKITVLRRGAFADVTQVTSLWLAHNEVRTVEPGSLAVLSQLKNLDLSHNLISSFPWSDLRNLSALQLLKMNHNRLGSLPRDALGALPDLRSLRINNNRLRTLAPGTFDTLSALSHLQLYHNPFHCSCSLVWLQAWAASTRVSLPEPDSIACASPPALQGVPVHRLPALSCVPPRVHLSVEPPPEAPGSPLPSGLTLMIHCVAEGHPTPRLQWQLQIPGGTVMLAPLVLSGEDGGDGAEDGEGEGDGDGPTQTEAPTPTPAHAWPAPPATPRFVALTNGSLLVPFLSAKEAGVYTCRAHNELGANSTSVRVAVAAAGPPKHAPGAGGDPDGQAPTSERKSTAKTRGNSVLTSKPEGKIKGQGTGRVSVLGDSEIGPEQEEAEEAGEGEELEDQVPADPMEEQRCGHGDLSRYVSNHAFNQSAELKPHVFELGVIALDVAEREARVQLTPLAARWGPGPGGSAGGGRPGRRPLRLLYLCPAGGGAAVQWSRVEEGVNAYWFRGLRPGTNYSVCLALAGEACHVQVVFATKKELPSLLVIVAVSVFLLVLATVPLLGAACCHLLAKHPGKPYRLILRPQAPDPMEKRIAADFDPRASYLESEKSYPAGGEAGGEEPEEAPGEGLDEDAEQGDPTGALQREESLAACSLVESQSKANQEEFEAGSEYSDRLPLGAEAVDIAQEINGNYRQTAG, from the exons ATGTGTAGAG TCGCAGCAACAGATGTGGGGAGCGCCCTTGGGCTGTCGTCCTGGCTCCGCGACATCCAGTCTGGAGAGGGGGTTGCAACCCGAGGGCAGCGCACGGAGAGTTGGAGAGCAGCCG GATCAGCGATGGTACCCTTGAGGGCCCTGTGTCTGGCTTGGGCGCTGCTAGGAGCGGCCGCAGCGTGCCCAGAGCCGTGCGCCTGCGTGGACAAGTACGCGCACCAGTTCGCCGACTGCGCCTACAAGGAGCTGCGCGAGGTGCCAGAAGGACTGCCGGCCAACGTGACCACGCTCAGTCTGTCGGCGAACAAGATCACCGTACTGCGGCGCGGGGCTTTCGCCGACGTCACGCAGGTCACCTCGCTGTGGTTGGCGCACAATGAGGTGCGCACGGTGGAACCGGGCTCGCTGGCCGTGCTGAGCCAGCTCAAGAACCTCGACCTGAGCCACAACCTTATATCCAGCTTCCCATGGAGCGACCTTCGTAACCTGAGCGCGCTACAGCTGCTCAAGATGAACCACAACCGCCTGGGCTCGTTGCCCCGGGACGCACTCGGTGCGCTGCCTGATCTGCGCTCCCTGCGCATCAACAACAACCGGCTTcgcacgctggctcctggcaccttCGACACTCTAAGTGCGCTGTCGCATCTGCAACTCTACCACAACCCCTTCCACTGCAGTTGCAGTCTTGTGTGGCTGCAGGCCTGGGCCGCGAGCACCCGGGTCTCCTTACCCGAGCCCGACTCCATCGCGTGCGCCTCGCCTCCTGCGCTTCAGGGCGTGCCGGTGCACCGCCTGCCCGCCCTGTCCTGTGTACCGCCCAGGGTGCATCTGAGTGTGGAGCCGCCGCCCGAGGCGCCGGGCAGCCCCCTGCCCTCCGGCCTGACGCTCATGATACACTGCGTCGCCGAAGGACACCCCACGCCCCGCCTGCAATGGCAACTTCAGATCCCAGGTGGCACCGTAATGCTAGCCCCGCTGGTCCTGAGCGGGGAGGACGGCGGGGACGGGGCGGAAgacggggagggggaaggagatggggacGGGCCAACGCAGACAGAGGCCCCAACCCCGACTCCAGCACACGCCTGGCCGGCTCCCCCAGCCACCCCGCGCTTCGTGGCCCTCACCAATGGCTCCCTGTTGGTGCCCTTCCTGAGTGCCAAGGAGGCAGGCGTCTACACCTGCCGTGCCCACAACGAGCTGGGTGCCAACTCCACGTCGGTACGCGTGGCAGTGGCAGCTGCCGGCCCCCCAAAGCACGCTCCTGGCGCAGGGGGAGACCCTGATGGGCAGGCTCCAACCTCTGAGCGTAAGTCCACAGCTAAAACCCGGGGCAACAGCGTCCTAACGTCCAAGCCCGAAGGCAAAATCAAAGGCCAAGGCACGGGCCGGGTTAGCGTACTCGGGGATTCAGAGATAGGGCCGGAGCaggaggaggctgaggaggcAGGTGAGGGTGAAGAACTGGAAGACCAGGTCCCCGCCGACCCGATGGAGGAGCAGCGCTGTGGCCACGGGGACCTCTCGCGGTACGTGTCCAACCACGCCTTCAACCAGAGCGCCGAGCTCAAGCCTCACGTGTTCGAGCTGGGCGTCATCGCGCTGGACGTGGCGGAGCGGGAGGCGCGGGTGCAGCTGACGCCCCTGGCGGCTCGCTGGGGCCCGGGGCCCGGGGGCTCTGCGGGAGGAGGGCGACCCGGGCGGCGGCCACTGCGCCTGCTCTATCTGTGCCCGGCGGGGGGCGGCGCAGCAGTGCAGTGGTCGCGTGTCGAGGAGGGCGTCAACGCCTACTGGTTCCGTGGCCTGCGGCCCGGCACCAACTACTCCGTGTGCCTGGCGCTGGCAGGCGAGGCCTGCCACGTGCAAGTGGTGTTCGCCACCAAGAAAGAGCTGCCCTCGCTGCTGGTGATCGTGGCGGTGAGCGTGTTCCTCCTGGTGCTGGCCACCGTGCCCCTGCTGGGCGCCGCCTGCTGCCATCTGCTGGCCAAACACCCAGGCAAGCCCTACCGCCTTATCCTGAGGCCGCAGGCCCCCGACCCCATGGAGAAGCGCATCGCCGCCGACTTCGACCCGCGCGCCTCCTACCTCGAGTCCGAGAAAAGCTACCCAGCGGGTGGCGAGGCGGGCGGGGAGGAGCCGGAAGAGGCCCCCGGGGAGGGCCTCGACGAAGACGCGGAGCAGGGGGACCCCACTGGGGCCCTGCAGAGAGAGGAGAGCCTGGCGGCTTGCTCGCTGGTGGAGTCCCAGTCCAAGGCCAACCAAGAGGAGTTCGAGGCAGGCTCCGAGTACAGTGACCGGCTGCCCCTGGGTGCCGAAGCGGTCGACATCGCCCAGGAGATTAACGGCAACTACAGGCAGACGGCGGGCTGA